The nucleotide window ACGCGTGAAAGGCGACTCAATGATCGAAGCGGCCATCGCCGACGGCGACATCGTTATCTGCAAAAAAGCACGCACCGCCCACAAGCACGACATTGTGGTCGCAATGACCGACGAAGGCGAAGCGACGCTCAAGTATTGGATCCCCGAAGGTAACCGGATTCGTTTGCAGCCGGCGAACAGCTCGATGGAGCCGATCTACGTGCGTGACGTGCAGGTGTTGGGGATTGTGACCGGGGTGGTGCGGAAGGTGGGGTAATGTAGCCATATCGCTCCGCGATATGAATTGCGGCGATTGCGTAACATTAACCATCGCATAGCAACTACAACGATCTGACTGGTTTCATTGATCGCTTTCATCTCGCGGAGCGAGATGGCTACTACGCCGACTTCTCTAAACTCGTCGCTTGGTTGAGCTTATTGTAGAGCGTCTTCAAGCTCACGCCCAACTGTTCGGCGGCTTTCGGTTTGCTGCCGTCGTTGCGTTCGAGCGCCTCGTGGATGGCGAGCATTTCCAACTCGCGGAGGGTCATCACGCCGGGGCTTAGTTTTGCAGCGCCGGTTAGTTGGCGACTGTCGAAGCGTTGGGGGAGGTGTTCGGCGCGGATGGGGCCAGAGTCGCACAAGATCGTGGCGTGTTCGACGACGTTGGCCAATTCCCTGACGTTACCGGGCCAGACGTGACCAAGTAAGGCCTGAATCGCATCGTCGGCAATCTCACCGTCACTGCCCTGCCCCGCACCTCGATGTCTCGCGAGCAAATGCTTTGCTAAAGCCGGAACATCTTCCAGACGCTCTCGCAATGGCGGCAGATGAATCTCAAACGAATTGATGCGGTACATCAAGTCCTCGCGGAAGTCACCCGCTTCGACCATCTCGGGCAAGTTGCGATGGGTTGCACAAACAACGCGAACGTCAACGGTGATCGGTTTGTTCTCACCAACACGGCGAATTTCACGGCTTTCCAAGACGCGTAGTAGCTTTGCCTGCATGCTTTTGGGCAGCTCGCCGATTTCATCGAGGAATATCGTTCCGCCAGCGGCGACTTCAAACAGGCCGGTGCGATGATCGTCAGCTCCAGTAAAGGCGCCTTTGCGGTGACCGAAAAGCTCGCTTTCGATGAGCGTTTCAGGCAAAGCACCGCAATTGATGGCAACGAATGGTGCCTCGGCGCGCGGGCTTTGGTTGTGAACAGCGCGGGCGACAAGTTCTTTGCCGGTACCCGTCTCGCCGAGAACGAGAACAGTGGCGTCGCTGGGCGCAACTTTCTCGATAAGGATCTGAACCTTCATCATCGCTGGCGTCTTGCCGATGAGTGTCGAGGAGCCTTCGAGTCGTTTCACTTCGTGCTGTAACGCACGACATTTCTTATCGAGCGCGAGCTTTTCGCTAACGCGATCAAGCAACGCTTTGATTTCAACCAAACGACACGGCTTTGTTAGATAGTCGAACGCACCGTGGCGCAACGCGGCGATGGCGCTTTCGAGGGTACTCTTGCCGGTGAGGATCACCGCTTCGGTTTCTGGTGAGTTCTCTTTGCACTTGGCGATCACCCCGATGCCGTCGAGTCCTGGCATGTCGAGATCGACAATGATGCAGTCGTAGGTGTTCTTCTCCAGCGCAGCAACCGCGGTCGTGCCGTCAGGGCAGACGGTAACTGTGTGGCCCAAGCGTGGCAGCTCTTGCTTCATGAGCTCTTGCAGCGACTGCTCGTCGTCCGCGAAGAGTAAGCTCAAACCTTGCCCGTTGTTTTTATTGTTAGGCTGCTTGGCGGCCATGGCCGTTCTCCTTGCTCGATTGATGAGCCGGTAAAGTCACTACGAAACGTGACCCGCGATCGGGTCCTTCACTGGCGGCTTCGATGGTGCCGCCGTGTTCTTCAACGATGCGATAAGTAATTGAGAGGCCGAGGCCGGTGCCCTGCCCTGTTCTTCTCCGCGTGAAGAATGGTTCGAACAGATGCTTACGGACTTCCTCGGTCATGCCGCAGCCGTTGTCTTCGACAATGATCTGTGTACCAGATCCCTTGCGTTGCACCATCACGCGGACGGTTCCGCCTGCGTCGACACTTTCGAGCGCGTTGGTGACAAGGTTGAGCGCGACTTGCTTGATTTCTTGCGCATTGATTTCCGCGATGACCGGCGGACCGTCAACGAGCTCAAGGTTTTTATCCTGATACTTGCCTAGGTGCTGCACCATTTCGATCACGCTGGCAGTCAGTTCGCGAAGGTCCGCGCCGTGATACTGCGAGTCACCCATGCGGGCGAAGTCGAGAAGTTTTTCGGTGATTTGTTTACAGCGGAACGCTTCCCGCTGGATCATCTGCAAGTAGTTACGGGCGACTTGAACGTCTTCTGAGTGGGACTCATCAACACTCTCAAGCAAGTCATCTAGTCGGCCTTCGAGCGATTCGCTACAGAGGGCAATCGAAGCCAAAGGGTTGTTGATCTCGTGCGAAACCCCGGCGGCCAAGAAGCCAACGCTGGCGAGCTGTTCACTGCGGACGACTTGGTTAGTGCGTTGGCGAACCTGATCATCAAGGTCTTCTTTGATCTCGCGGAAACGCGAAGTCATGTGATTCATCGAGGCGGCAAGCTCACCCATCTCGTCTTCGGTAGTGAGCTGGATCGTGTGATCGAACTGACCTGCTGCGACCTTGCGAGATCCGCTGACGAGTTGTCCGAAAGGCTTGGCAAACGACTGATAGAAGACTCGGAAGAATAATCCGAGTAGCCCAATCGCCAACACCGCGTTCACCCAGGCAATCACGATTGCCGTGCGATAGCGGGCTCGCACGTCGTTCACTAGGACGGCGAAACGGCGATGCAAGTGGCTGGGGAGTTCAACAACGAGCGAAGAAAGTTGATCCACCTCGTCGCGAAGTTTACCGATTTGTAGCTCGTCGAGCAGCCAGTCTTCCTTGAGTTCCTCGTCAAGATCGTTACCACTGAGGCGCTGAATCACTTCGTCGATACGTGCCAATGTTTCGCGTTCGTGACGATCGTCACCGAGGCGCGTTTCCGTGAATTGGCTATTACGATCGAGTTGGCGGCGATAGCGAGCTAACGATTCGGTCAACAATTCAAACTGATTGCGATACTGCTCACGCAGCCACTGGGCGTCCCAGGGGCAGTCGATGGCGTCTTTGATTTGTTCGGCGAGAACTTCGGCTTCTTCTTCATCAGGCAGAGAATACTCGTCGAGCAACGTGGCCACACCGCCCGGGAGTTCAAGCCGTTCCTTCGCTTGGCTAAGCGTAATGCGCAAATCACCAACGTGTTGGCGGACTTGGCTGGCCAGCGGCAACTCAGCCGAACGGGCGCGAATACTCCGCACCAGACCGCGGTAGGAGTACAGTCCGTAATACGCGCTGCCGAACAACGAGAGCACAGTCACGAGCAAGAGCGCGAGACCGAGTTTCAGCTTCGTGCGAATGGGCCAATGCGAGGGCACTTGCGACCTCCGTGTCGCTTGGTGAATCGTCGCTTGCTAGGAATTTACGGGGCGGGGAGTGTAGCAAGCGGTTTGAAAATATTGCAAGGACAGTTTTCGAATCGCTGAGGACACCGCTCATAACCCGAAGCGTAAGCGAGGGAGGGTCGTGACGAGTACTCTCCCTCGCTTACGCTTCGGGTTACGCAAGAAAGCGAAGCCTAGAATCGTATCACACGACGGATCAGCCAGACGCCCCACAATGCTAGCACGACGTTTCCGACCCAGACGACAACCGGCGGGACGTCACCCGATTTTGCTTCGCCAACGCTCCACATTAGCATCGGGTAGTAGATGAGCAGGATCGGCAAGAAGCAGGCGAAGAAGCTCCCCCAGAATTCACCGTGGCGACGGCGAATGGCCATGGGAGCACCGATCAGTGCGAAGCAAAGGCAACTAAATCCCGTTGACCAACGGCGATAGGGTTCCAAGTTGAAACGGTTCAGCCGCCGCTCGGCATCCGCGACGCGATGCTTATTGCGACCCGTTTGACGTGCGGTGAGATTCTCGAAGTTGCCCGACAGCAAGGCGTAGCTGGTGACCGCCGCAAACTCTTCTTGAAACTGCTCGATTTGCACGACCTGGTGATCTTTGGCGGGTCCGATTTCGCTCAGTGCATGGTCTGAGGGGCTCTTGCTGGCACGATCGACGCCCGTGAATTGGCTAATCGGAAACGATTGCGTGAACCTTCCGGGGAGATCGACTTGCCAGTCATCACCAAACTCACCTTCGACGTTCCAGCCGGTAAAGCTAACGGTATCGTTTTCGATATCGACACTGAATTCACCCTCGTCGGCCATTGTCGTTTTCGTTGGACCATTGGATTGATGGATTTGTATCGTAGGGCCTATGAGTCGTTTTCCATCCACGAGTCGGACGTTGATCTCAAAGTTATCGCGGCGGAACTGCCGCGTTGTGCGGAGACGACCGTAGGCGATTTCTTCCAGTGATTCGATCACCACCCGACTGGTTCCTTCTCGCCCCCAAGAGACCGCAAGGTCAATCGTTTTCACTGCCGCAAAGCTAGCAACCACGGCCATGCAGAGAACGGGCCAGATGAACTTCAGCGGTGAGATACCTAGCGCTTTCGCGGCGATGAGCTCGTTTGATCCGGCTACGCGTCCGTAGACGCTGGTGGCCGCCATGAGCATCGAACCGGGAATCGTGTACTGCATCGCTTGAGGCAGCATGTACGGGAGAATGCGAAGGATGGGTGCTAGCCCGAGCCCCTCTTCGACCGCTTGCTTAACGATCAGCACTAAGAAAATAAACAGCGTCATGCTCACAAAAGTGACCATGAACACTTTAAGAAGTTCTTGCAGAAGGTACCGCGTAATCAGCCGCATGGGGCGGACTTTAGCAAGGTGCGGGCGAGAGGGCTACTTTAATCCACCCCAAGATTGATGCTCGAATCGCTGGGCGGTTCGGGACCGCTATCACGGACTGCTTGCATCAGCCGGCGGACAGCACGAGAGTACGCAACGACCGCCCCTCGTGGGTTCCCTTGGGCGATTGCTTGATGGGCCTCGCCGCGGTCGGCATGGATGTCGGTCCAATCAAACTCCCAGTCACGCTGAGATTCCAAGTCTTCAAGCTGGCGAACGATATCGGTGAGCGGCTCAATCCCTTCGGCACTCGGCGAGGCTTCATAGCGACGATAAGGAGCCTTGCCTTGCGGCCCAGGAAGCTTCGCAGAGGCGGTAGGCACCGGCTTCGGAAGGAACGCCAACAAGCTAGCGGCAACTACTGCGACGCCTGCGGTAAGCGTTCCAAACAAATGCTTGCCGGCGATCATCAGTCCCCCTGCTGCCAGAGCGCCGACGAGCCCCACAGTGATGGCCATGCTTTTTCGCTTGGCAGAGGGAACGCCGCTTGTCGTGGGCGGGTTACACTCGGGACCTTCGGAAGAGGCTTCGCCGAGTTGCGAGACGTTTTTTACCTCCGCAACGATGACCGTAATGTTGTCGGGACCACCGAGCAAGTTGGCGAGATCGACGAGCGTCTGCGCTGCTTCTTCTGCTGGGAGCGATCCAAGAATCAAGCCGATTAACTGAGAATTCAACGGGCCGGTCAGACCATCACTACACAAGAGAAAACGGTCGCCAGACTCCAGCGGAAAAGGACCTTCGAGATCAACTTTCACTTCGGAGTTTGGGCCAAGCGATCGTGTAATAACATTCTTAGGCACGTAAGCCGGGACTTCCTCTTCGGTGGCTTGTCCGGCAGCAGCCATTTCCCAGACCAAGCTGTGGTCGAAAGTGAGTTGCTCGAAGTACTCACCTCGTAGACGGTAGACGCGGCTATCCCCCACGTGGGCGGCGATTGCTCCGCCGGGAAGGATTGCCAGCGAGCTGCACGTGGTGCCCATCCCCTGAAAGTCGACGCTGTTCTGACCCTTGGTGTTGATCCGTGTGTTGGCGTCTCGTACGGCTTCGACAAGTGACTCGCACGGGGATAGGTCTCGCCGCTTTTGATAGGTCAAAGGGATGCTATCGGTGGCGATCTGGCTGGCGAGTTCGCCAGCAGCGTGGGCACCCATGCCGTCGGCGACAACAAAGAGGTGTCCGCGGCTCGCCCAAAGCTCAGCATCTTCAGCGACGGCAACTGCTAGCGAATCTTGATTGTTCGCACGCCGCATTCCCACATCACTCACGGCAGCACAGTGAAGTCCCCCGACCGACTTCACGATCTTCGTCTGAGCTTGGGACACGCGGGGGCCTTGGTTCGGGTGACGTCAACTGCGGCAAAGCAAGCATCATAACTGGTGATAGCAGCGAATCGAAGGGGAAAGGGGGAAATGACCAATGCCGATACCCGAATGACAAGTCGCAGGGAAACTCGATCTGGTCACATTTCACGGCAGTTCCTACACTCCCTCGCGATTCTCGCCCTGACATCGGCCCGAAGTTCATGACTGCAGACAGTTGGAAAGCCCGAATCTTCCTAGCAGCATCACTGCTCTCGTTGGTGGTCCTGCCTGGTTGTGTGCGCCGTCGGTTGCTTGTGAAAAGCAATCCGCCGGGTGCGACGGTTTATGTGGACAACCAACCGATTGGGCAGACCCCGTGTGCGACCAACTTCATCTATTACGGCACGCGTGAGATACGACTGGTGAAGCCGGGTTACGAAACGCTGACGATCAATCAACCGATTCCGGCACCTTGGTACGAGATTCCGCCGTTGGATTTTATTAGCGAGAACTTGGTTCCGCGTGAGATTCAAGATTACCGCACGCTCTCCTACAACTTGCAACCACAGGTCGTCGTGCCGACCGATCAACTGTTGGGTCGCGCGCAACAACTTCGTGCGAGTACGCAGATTGGTTCGGTGGCACCAGCGGGGGCATTGGTTCCTGGAGCGACGCCAGGGCTGACGCCTCTGGGCTCGCCAGTACTTCAACCAACGCTTGCGCCAGAGCTTGGTGTTCCACAGCCTGGAGTCTTGGGAACTCCGATTCCGCAAGGTGGCGTGTTGCCTCCTGGCGGACGTACTGTTGAGCCTTTGCCGCCGGCGCGGTAGCCATAGTCGCGACTCGCGTAGCGAATCACGACGATTCTTTATTGCAGCAGTGTTGGCCGATTTGCAATCGGCGTCTCTCGATCAATCACGCCACGCAGAACTCTCGCTGGGTCGCGGGCAAGCTTATTCGTGAAGACGTGGATCTCGTCGATGATCTGACGGATACGGATGTTGATGGTCCGATCGTTGATCAGCGAACGCACGTCGCTCACGGCCCCGTTGCCGTTGTCGATCGTTGCGCTGAGTTTCACCATCACGTTACGCAACTCCTTGACGGCAGCTTCCGCATCGTCGGAGAGCGTACGGTCTTTGAGCAAGCGTCCTAGCGAGCCTTCGCTGTTATTGATGTTGGCGGCCAACTCCGCGGCGTTGGCGAGCAACTCTTCCAGGTTGCCCGCGCTATCTTCGAGGATTCCGACAATCTTCTCGCCGCGTTCGCCCAGCGGTCCAGTGAAACCTTGCAGGTTGTCGAGATTCTCCTCAGCCGAGGTTGCTACGCCTTCCAAGGCAGTGAGGATTGCTCGCGCGTCGGCGACGACGGTGGGTAGTTGAGCGATGCCTTTGCGCAGGTCTTCTTTGACGGTTTCGTCACCGATCACGTCGTCGACGTCGTCCATTACGCGACCGAAGCGCTGCATCGCGATCTCCATGGAATCGACGAGCCGCGTAATCCTTTCCATGTCGTTGCCGCCCATGACGTTGTTGAGCCGTTCGGCGAGCATGGCAACTTCATCGCCTGCACGGCCAAGTGACTGCACCGTTTCGCGTAGATCGCCCTGCATCGTGGCGAGCATATCGACAGGGTTCGGGTTGTAACCTCCTTGGACGATTGCGCCTGGAGCGATGGCTTGGGCTCCTTCCGAGGAACGGACCGGTACGAATTCGATAATGGCGTCACCCATAATCGAAGACTGGATGCGCGGTTTTTCGTTGGTTTTAACGACCTTTCCTTCGTTGATGTCGATCGTGATGAGCGCCCCTTCGTCGGTCGCCTCAACATCTGCCACGCGGCCGATCAGCAGCCCCCGCCGACGCACGGGCGTTTGTGGAGCGACGCCCGGCGCTTGGTCAACAAGCATTTGCAGTTGATACTTGTCGCCGAAGGGGAGCGCTGAGAAGTCGCTGTTCCACAGGATGAGAATGCTCGCCACGAAGAACGTGGCAATGCCGAGGACGCCCAATTGAAACGCGCGTTTGCGATCGTTCATTCTGAATCTCCGCCTTCAAACGGTTCGTCAAAAAAATCTCCCTCAGCTCCAACAGCGGCATGCATCTCTTCGAGCCGGTCTCCCGCTTCGCCACGGACGAACTGCCGCACTCGCTTGTCAGACGAGTGATCGATTTCTTCGGGCGAGCCGTCGTAGAGGATCTGGGATTCGCCCGCCCGCAGACGTGATTGCGGGTAAAGCATCACGATGCGGTCAGCTACCTTACGAGCAGAAGTCATATCGTGCGTGACGATGATGCTGGTGACGCCGTAAGCTTCGCGCGACCGGATCATCAATTCGTTAATCACGTCGCTCATGATGGGGTCGAGCCCCGTGGTCGGCTCGTCATAGAGTAGGACTTCCGGCTTCATCACCAGTGCACGGGCCAAGCCGACTCGCTTACGCATGCCACCCGAAAGCTCAGCAGGGAATTTCGTTAGGACGTTTTCTGGCAAGCCAACTTCGCTGAGCAGTTGCAACATCAGTTCACGGCTACCGCGCTCGCGAGGGCGATGTTGCTTGAGCGGGAAGAGGATGTTGTCGGCGATGGTCATGCTGTCAAATAGTGCCGCGTTCTGAAAAACGAATCCGAACCGCGTTCGTTCTTTTGCAAGAGCGCGGTCATCCAACTCAACAAGTGACTGACCATCGAACTCCACGCGACCGCGGGTCGGTTCAATCAGGCCGATGATGGTCTTCAACAGCACGGTCTTGCCGCAACCGCTTTCCCCAATGATGGCCAGCGATTGGCCCCGCGGGACTTCTAACGAAATATCGCGCAGCACCGTCTGGCGTCCGAAGCGGACGGTTAGTTGGTCGACGGTGATGAGGGCTTCGGACATTGGGCTTTTCTATGCTTCTATTTATTGACCACAGAGAACACGGAGATCACGGAGTGTTTCTATCCAAGTAATGGAACGCGGATAAACGCTGATTAAGCGGATTAGCGCAGATTTAGGAAGTCGATACTGTGATGTATTCCATTTTTTCAAGGCAGACATATCACTTTATTTTTAAGGCTTCGTCTTCGTTTTTGAATCCGCGGCCATCTGCTTAATTAGCGTTTATCCGCGTCCTATTTTCTTCCTCCGTGTTCTCCGTGCCCTGTGTGGTAAAAAGGTCTTCGTTCTTAGGCTCCGAATAAAGTTGGCGCTGCGGGCCAAATCGACAGGTAAATTTGGTCGAGCACGATGCTCACCAGCAAGTCGAGCACGATGATCATCATGAAGGAATAAACAAACGCCGTTGTCGCGGCACGACCGACACCTTCGGCACCGGGCTCGCAATGGAAGCCACGGTAACAACTGATAATGCCGATGGTTGCTCCGAAGCACATGCTCTTGATGATGCCGTAGAACAGATCCCAGTTTTCGACGAACTTCTTCGCGTTAGCAGAGTAATGGTGGTAATCGATGCCTAAGAACGAAATGCAATAGAGCGCGCCCCCCACGACTCCCATGAAGATGGCCATGATCGTGAGTGAAGGGATCAAGAGAATGCAACTAAGGAATCGTGGAACCACGAGGTAATGAACAGGATTAGCGCCCATGCTGCTGAGCGCGTCGATCTGTTCAGTGACACGCATTGTGCCGAGTTCCGCCGCCATCGAACTTCCCACTCGACCGGCAAGCATCACTGCGGCAAGCACGGGGCCAAGTTCGCGAAACATGCTCTTGTTAATCACGCTACCAAGTTGCGTTTCCAGGCCGAAGGTGCGGAATTGCGTGTACGATTGGACGGCCAGAACCATTCCGGTGAAGCCGCCGATCATCATCACCACCGGCAGGCTTTGCACGCCGATGCGATACATATTTTCGAACATCGTGTCGCGTCGCGGCAAACGGGTGAGCAGCCACGTCATCGTCCGCCAAGCGAAGAGCATCAGGTCGCCGACCGATTCAATGATGCCTACGCCGGTTTCGCCGACGTCCGCCACTGATTCTGCCAGCCCAGCAATGAGCCCACGACGCGGCGGACCTGTTGTCACGCTATCGGTAGACATTTCGATATGCCGAGAGATGAGTTGATGAGAAAAGACGCAGCCTCCGCGCATGACGGCGGCTTATCTTTCATCGGCACATCAAAGCCAGATAGTGAACCGAACCATGGATCAAATCTGGACGGTCTCCATCAAGAAAAAAGGGCCCGGTTGGCCCTGCGAGGGATGCCAACCGGGCCCTTACGAAAAGGAGGAAACGGAGGTTCGGCTCGCAACTGCCCGTGGTGGGATTCGTGAACGCCATACGCCGGCGTGCTGTGCGAGCGTGAAGGCACGCCTGGGTCTCTCAGCCAGGGGTCGCTCAGTTAAAGAGCGACTAGCGCGGGGGCGAAAAGTGCGTCTGGCGTGAGTAGCGTACCACTCGGTCGGAATGAGTTAACGCACGCGGCGTGCCAAAACTAAGTTGTTCACGTTTCAGGCACGAATAGAAGGTAACAACGCCGAAAGTTACGTGGCGGCTCGTTGCTAGCTTGGAAAGAATGGGCGTGGCCGGTTTGTAGAAGTTACAAAATCAGATAATGACCGATGACCAAATCCAAATGCCCAAAAAGACTTGATGGGTCGCTTGCGATTGGTCATTTAGGCTTGGTCATTGGTCACTCTGTTTCGAAACAGACTCGTCAGCATCGCCTGAAACACCGGCTCGGTCCGTGCCATCTCGCGATCTTCTGCCTGACAGATCAACAAGTAAACGGCTTCAGGCGTTTGGAAGCCTCGTAGGCGGCAGGTGTTGGTGAAGTCGAGGCAGTAGAAGTTCACTTCGTAGCCGGTAAGGGTGATGCCGTCAAAGGTTTCCGGTTCTGCCGGGTGGGCTTCGATTTCCTTGTATTCTGCCCTAAGGGCCGCCATTGCCTCGTCAAACAGCGATTCCAATTCGGTGCCAGACGGGTGGCGAGAGATCTGCCAGAAGGCGGTCTCCGGGCTGGCGACGACGGCGATCGAGTCCCCCTCAGCAGGCTCATCGAATTGCCAGTTGTCTGGGTAGTCGAAGGTAAGGCCAAGAGTTTCGCAGGTGGCAGGCATGGATTTGTAGTGGGCAGTTGTGACGGGTAATTGTTCAACTGCTCAGTGTATCACAGTGCTTTGTGATGTTGATAGCACCGATGTTTAACTGCGTGTGCTTGCACGGCGCTGGCAGGGGGCGTCGCAAACAATCGCGGTGCAAGCACACGCGGCGAAACGGAGGTGCGAGCTTCTTGCTAGCACCAACAATGCTA belongs to Lacipirellulaceae bacterium and includes:
- a CDS encoding sigma-54 dependent transcriptional regulator, with protein sequence MSLLFADDEQSLQELMKQELPRLGHTVTVCPDGTTAVAALEKNTYDCIIVDLDMPGLDGIGVIAKCKENSPETEAVILTGKSTLESAIAALRHGAFDYLTKPCRLVEIKALLDRVSEKLALDKKCRALQHEVKRLEGSSTLIGKTPAMMKVQILIEKVAPSDATVLVLGETGTGKELVARAVHNQSPRAEAPFVAINCGALPETLIESELFGHRKGAFTGADDHRTGLFEVAAGGTIFLDEIGELPKSMQAKLLRVLESREIRRVGENKPITVDVRVVCATHRNLPEMVEAGDFREDLMYRINSFEIHLPPLRERLEDVPALAKHLLARHRGAGQGSDGEIADDAIQALLGHVWPGNVRELANVVEHATILCDSGPIRAEHLPQRFDSRQLTGAAKLSPGVMTLRELEMLAIHEALERNDGSKPKAAEQLGVSLKTLYNKLNQATSLEKSA
- a CDS encoding ATP-binding protein; amino-acid sequence: MPSHWPIRTKLKLGLALLLVTVLSLFGSAYYGLYSYRGLVRSIRARSAELPLASQVRQHVGDLRITLSQAKERLELPGGVATLLDEYSLPDEEEAEVLAEQIKDAIDCPWDAQWLREQYRNQFELLTESLARYRRQLDRNSQFTETRLGDDRHERETLARIDEVIQRLSGNDLDEELKEDWLLDELQIGKLRDEVDQLSSLVVELPSHLHRRFAVLVNDVRARYRTAIVIAWVNAVLAIGLLGLFFRVFYQSFAKPFGQLVSGSRKVAAGQFDHTIQLTTEDEMGELAASMNHMTSRFREIKEDLDDQVRQRTNQVVRSEQLASVGFLAAGVSHEINNPLASIALCSESLEGRLDDLLESVDESHSEDVQVARNYLQMIQREAFRCKQITEKLLDFARMGDSQYHGADLRELTASVIEMVQHLGKYQDKNLELVDGPPVIAEINAQEIKQVALNLVTNALESVDAGGTVRVMVQRKGSGTQIIVEDNGCGMTEEVRKHLFEPFFTRRRTGQGTGLGLSITYRIVEEHGGTIEAASEGPDRGSRFVVTLPAHQSSKENGHGRQAA
- a CDS encoding LptF/LptG family permease, with product MRLITRYLLQELLKVFMVTFVSMTLFIFLVLIVKQAVEEGLGLAPILRILPYMLPQAMQYTIPGSMLMAATSVYGRVAGSNELIAAKALGISPLKFIWPVLCMAVVASFAAVKTIDLAVSWGREGTSRVVIESLEEIAYGRLRTTRQFRRDNFEINVRLVDGKRLIGPTIQIHQSNGPTKTTMADEGEFSVDIENDTVSFTGWNVEGEFGDDWQVDLPGRFTQSFPISQFTGVDRASKSPSDHALSEIGPAKDHQVVQIEQFQEEFAAVTSYALLSGNFENLTARQTGRNKHRVADAERRLNRFNLEPYRRWSTGFSCLCFALIGAPMAIRRRHGEFWGSFFACFLPILLIYYPMLMWSVGEAKSGDVPPVVVWVGNVVLALWGVWLIRRVIRF
- a CDS encoding protein phosphatase 2C domain-containing protein, whose translation is MSQAQTKIVKSVGGLHCAAVSDVGMRRANNQDSLAVAVAEDAELWASRGHLFVVADGMGAHAAGELASQIATDSIPLTYQKRRDLSPCESLVEAVRDANTRINTKGQNSVDFQGMGTTCSSLAILPGGAIAAHVGDSRVYRLRGEYFEQLTFDHSLVWEMAAAGQATEEEVPAYVPKNVITRSLGPNSEVKVDLEGPFPLESGDRFLLCSDGLTGPLNSQLIGLILGSLPAEEAAQTLVDLANLLGGPDNITVIVAEVKNVSQLGEASSEGPECNPPTTSGVPSAKRKSMAITVGLVGALAAGGLMIAGKHLFGTLTAGVAVVAASLLAFLPKPVPTASAKLPGPQGKAPYRRYEASPSAEGIEPLTDIVRQLEDLESQRDWEFDWTDIHADRGEAHQAIAQGNPRGAVVAYSRAVRRLMQAVRDSGPEPPSDSSINLGVD
- a CDS encoding PEGA domain-containing protein is translated as MTADSWKARIFLAASLLSLVVLPGCVRRRLLVKSNPPGATVYVDNQPIGQTPCATNFIYYGTREIRLVKPGYETLTINQPIPAPWYEIPPLDFISENLVPREIQDYRTLSYNLQPQVVVPTDQLLGRAQQLRASTQIGSVAPAGALVPGATPGLTPLGSPVLQPTLAPELGVPQPGVLGTPIPQGGVLPPGGRTVEPLPPAR
- a CDS encoding MlaD family protein, encoding MNDRKRAFQLGVLGIATFFVASILILWNSDFSALPFGDKYQLQMLVDQAPGVAPQTPVRRRGLLIGRVADVEATDEGALITIDINEGKVVKTNEKPRIQSSIMGDAIIEFVPVRSSEGAQAIAPGAIVQGGYNPNPVDMLATMQGDLRETVQSLGRAGDEVAMLAERLNNVMGGNDMERITRLVDSMEIAMQRFGRVMDDVDDVIGDETVKEDLRKGIAQLPTVVADARAILTALEGVATSAEENLDNLQGFTGPLGERGEKIVGILEDSAGNLEELLANAAELAANINNSEGSLGRLLKDRTLSDDAEAAVKELRNVMVKLSATIDNGNGAVSDVRSLINDRTINIRIRQIIDEIHVFTNKLARDPARVLRGVIDRETPIANRPTLLQ
- a CDS encoding ATP-binding cassette domain-containing protein codes for the protein MSEALITVDQLTVRFGRQTVLRDISLEVPRGQSLAIIGESGCGKTVLLKTIIGLIEPTRGRVEFDGQSLVELDDRALAKERTRFGFVFQNAALFDSMTIADNILFPLKQHRPRERGSRELMLQLLSEVGLPENVLTKFPAELSGGMRKRVGLARALVMKPEVLLYDEPTTGLDPIMSDVINELMIRSREAYGVTSIIVTHDMTSARKVADRIVMLYPQSRLRAGESQILYDGSPEEIDHSSDKRVRQFVRGEAGDRLEEMHAAVGAEGDFFDEPFEGGDSE
- a CDS encoding ABC transporter permease, with product MSTDSVTTGPPRRGLIAGLAESVADVGETGVGIIESVGDLMLFAWRTMTWLLTRLPRRDTMFENMYRIGVQSLPVVMMIGGFTGMVLAVQSYTQFRTFGLETQLGSVINKSMFRELGPVLAAVMLAGRVGSSMAAELGTMRVTEQIDALSSMGANPVHYLVVPRFLSCILLIPSLTIMAIFMGVVGGALYCISFLGIDYHHYSANAKKFVENWDLFYGIIKSMCFGATIGIISCYRGFHCEPGAEGVGRAATTAFVYSFMMIIVLDLLVSIVLDQIYLSIWPAAPTLFGA